In Mercenaria mercenaria strain notata chromosome 14, MADL_Memer_1, whole genome shotgun sequence, the following are encoded in one genomic region:
- the LOC123527011 gene encoding choline/ethanolaminephosphotransferase 1-like isoform X2: protein MANKVEGHVTVPWKSFLIMDLIQYQQMCLSELCCYTAIWQKFVTGVMRFGRIDVTEGQLVVAFIHILYAISPSIFDKDIPGLNLPLRYACVIGSMVSTILFIIQQLSIILKGRSSKRTSTAQTPVTLFPAIPIGLAIGLQVIVAMTTSVFQDLHCLYLITFGLIESKITVRLIVAHVTKGRMPLFDRILLGPILLLLISQLNGSILLDRILLLCVCVYSLQNWIFYFWTVAIEICEHLNIYCFNVTSRPHPYRRMPPG from the exons ATGGCAAACAAAGTAGAAGGACACGTGACGGTCCCGTGGAAGAGCTTTTTGAtcatggatttgattcaatatcaacag ATGTGTCTTTCTGAGCTGTGCTGTTATACAGCAATTTGGCAGAAATTCGTTACGGGAGTAATGCGATTCGGCAG GATAGATGTTACAGAGGGGCAGCTGGTAGTtgcatttattcacattttgtatgcgatatCACCTTCTATTTTTGACAAAGAT ATACCGGGATTAAATTTACCACTGCGATACGCATGCGTTATAGGAAGTATGGTATCGACGATTCTTTTTATCATTCAACAATTGTCAATCATTTTGAAAGGAAGGTCTTCAAAAAGAACTTCTACCGCACAG ACTCCTGTTACACTATTCCCTGCAATACCTATAGGACTGGCGATTGGTCTTCAGGTGATAGTTGCTATGACAACGTCTGTATTCCAAGATCTACATTGTCTGTACCTTATCACTTTCGGATTGATAGAATCTAAAATAACAGTTAGATTGATT GTAGCTCATGTGACAAAGGGAAGGATGCCGCTGTTTGATAGGATATTGCTTGGACCTATCTTACTGCTTCTAATAAGTCAATTGAATGGCTCCATATTGCTAGACCGTATCCTTCTTTTATGTGTTTGT gtgtaCAGTTTACAAAACTGGATTTTCTACTTCTGGACAGTCGCCATAGAGATATGTGAACATCTCAACATCTACTGCTTTAATGTGACAAGTCGACCACATCCTTACAGACGAATGCCACCTGGCTAA